From the genome of Acidobacteriota bacterium, one region includes:
- a CDS encoding MFS transporter yields the protein METGTPTSTVSVARPPLSARQMFDMAIGFLGLQFAWQIQMGQMSSLYKTMGASDTEFSIFWMAGPITGILVQPIIGSLSDRTWTRMGRRRPFFLIGAILTATVLLLMPNVTFFMPSLFSALVMAAALLWMLDASINTSMGPYRALIPDIAPPQQHATANAWIGWAIGLGAVASAQIGSLDIHKWLGGDKPELSSGFSRFILKIAPTNTHILFYVGAITVLLAIGYTVLKVKEYPPEDMEAFRKAKANRVGFGRWVMDTWGSILHMPKDMAKLCLVQFFTWFPFFCLFIFFTVYVAENIYKPTSRPMPYANAVAQLNSMEGSSSRVKWSVASADKGGLVAVTVQGTDGSVISEITPTLKISSEDAIFLKLREQGKPFVLVPVQGRPEGKGYSVCNEDVYGEGNRWAQQCFMIWNVVCLFAAMIIGPLADRFGKKLMHSIGLLAMAAGFGIFFFSMNATAAMIGMGILGIGWATTVTMPYALLAGIIPKGNEGLLMGTFNIFICIPQLVCAATMGWIVDMLGNRPFAFAVAAVSALIAMLVLQAVKEEKPAKA from the coding sequence ATGGAGACCGGCACCCCGACCTCGACCGTTTCGGTGGCGCGGCCGCCGCTCAGTGCCCGCCAGATGTTCGACATGGCCATCGGTTTCCTCGGCCTGCAGTTCGCGTGGCAGATCCAGATGGGCCAGATGAGTTCCCTGTACAAGACGATGGGCGCCTCGGACACCGAGTTCTCCATCTTCTGGATGGCCGGTCCCATCACCGGCATCCTGGTGCAGCCCATCATCGGGTCCCTCAGCGACCGGACCTGGACCCGGATGGGCCGCCGCCGCCCGTTTTTTCTGATCGGGGCCATTTTGACGGCCACCGTGCTTCTCCTGATGCCGAACGTGACCTTCTTCATGCCCTCGCTGTTCTCGGCCCTGGTGATGGCCGCCGCTCTCCTGTGGATGCTGGACGCCAGCATCAATACCAGCATGGGGCCCTACCGGGCCCTGATCCCCGACATCGCCCCCCCTCAACAGCACGCGACGGCGAACGCCTGGATTGGGTGGGCGATCGGTCTGGGGGCCGTGGCGTCCGCCCAGATCGGGAGCCTTGACATTCACAAGTGGTTGGGGGGGGACAAACCCGAACTGTCCTCCGGTTTCAGCCGTTTCATCTTGAAAATCGCTCCGACCAATACGCATATTCTTTTCTATGTCGGAGCGATAACCGTTCTCCTTGCCATAGGCTATACCGTGCTCAAGGTGAAAGAGTATCCCCCGGAGGACATGGAAGCCTTCCGCAAGGCGAAGGCGAACCGGGTGGGCTTCGGGCGCTGGGTCATGGACACGTGGGGCAGCATCCTGCATATGCCGAAAGATATGGCCAAACTTTGCCTGGTGCAGTTTTTCACGTGGTTCCCTTTCTTCTGTCTTTTCATCTTTTTCACGGTTTACGTCGCGGAGAACATCTACAAACCCACCAGCCGGCCCATGCCCTACGCCAATGCGGTTGCGCAGTTGAATTCGATGGAGGGTTCATCAAGCCGGGTGAAATGGTCTGTCGCTTCCGCGGATAAAGGCGGGTTGGTGGCTGTGACCGTCCAGGGGACGGATGGAAGCGTGATCAGCGAGATCACCCCCACGCTGAAAATCTCCTCTGAGGACGCGATTTTCCTGAAATTGCGGGAACAGGGAAAACCTTTTGTCCTGGTCCCAGTTCAGGGAAGGCCGGAAGGCAAGGGTTACTCGGTCTGCAATGAGGACGTCTACGGGGAAGGCAACCGGTGGGCCCAACAGTGTTTCATGATCTGGAACGTGGTGTGCCTCTTCGCCGCCATGATCATTGGACCGCTTGCGGACCGGTTCGGGAAAAAACTGATGCACTCGATCGGCCTTCTGGCCATGGCCGCAGGCTTCGGGATCTTCTTCTTTTCCATGAATGCCACGGCCGCCATGATCGGGATGGGCATCCTCGGCATTGGTTGGGCCACCACGGTCACCATGCCCTACGCGCTCCTGGCCGGGATCATCCCCAAGGGCAACGAGGGCCTGCTCATGGGAACGTTCAATATTTTCATCTGCATCCCTCAGTTGGTCTGCGCCGCCACCATGGGATGGATCGTGGACATGCTGGGCAACCGCCCCTTCGCTTTCGCCGTGGCGGCGGTGTCGGCGCTGATCGCGATGCTGGTGCTCCAGGCCGTCAAGGAGGAGAAGCCCGCAAAGGCGTGA
- a CDS encoding TonB-dependent receptor produces the protein MRKLLFLIAVVLAIGTPVMAAGERAALSGTVTDESGSIIPGVTVTVTNTDTNQTLECLSNDSGFYSFPTLIIGPYKLEASLDGFQKYEQTGIRLQVGQNVRSDVVLKVGAISSVVTVQADVMQVNTVDATLGQVINDKIIERMPLNGRNFVQLATLTPGVTRGTYGAMDGAAGNAETMRYYWSGNASMSANGVRENQNNFMLDGVDNNESFVGSISIFPNLDAIAEFKVETSNASAEFGRAGGALVNATLKSGTNDINGTLFWFVRNEIFDANSWENNKNAPQDQAEKTPLRQNQFGFTIGGPIIKNKTFFFGDYQGLRLRIPQPSTVNVPTVAERSPSNYVGVVDPVAINYFNAFPLPNVGTNQYADNQRSRSTTSDQFDIRIDHNFSENDNMFGRFSWARDHTIMGSKLPLPLYAGWGSGDNSGNTWGAALGETHIFSPSLVNEFRAGFHRVHLGWFPTNYGIMAADEIGIPGVNFDDLTSGMPLINVNGLEWVGDYGPYTLPENTFSYNDTLTWITGKHTFKFGFNLNRRQQNYFQQQWAKGFYEFNSVNDCATGWANHAAKGALHGSFGMRSWELGLFAQDDWKLTSRLTVNLGLRWDIFTPITEVLGRESNFNLVSFAGQPEATQFMVDGNNLKTRYTNFGPRIGFAYSLTEDSKTVLRAGYGVFYAVENGGLDTSLSSNYPYSNVMESWGANIYRLSVAIPYPPPADPANPRGLVKWREIEAHTPFVQQWNLTLERELFRDLLVSGSYVGTRGTFLGGVRNINFPASFDVNGNNWTRPFTHVTDNIMAYEFRANSFYHALQLKADKRFSNGFAILGSYTWSHSIDDSPGAISGYGTGGMAAEPQDVYNLRAERANSGYDIRHRFSCSFIWDLPFGKGRKYGSDVGSVANFFIGGWQLNGIITFESGGWFTPNVWNRMGSLPIHWGSSRPDRVGDGNLPYGDRSPDHWFNYAAFDDKLGDPVHYGNAGRNILNGPRYRTIDMALYKDFPIFAETKLEFRWEVFNILNTPQFNYPESSVNSESWNGNIGRITGTRNASWRIMQFSLKYIF, from the coding sequence ATGCGCAAACTGTTGTTTCTGATCGCGGTTGTACTTGCGATTGGGACACCGGTGATGGCGGCGGGCGAGCGCGCGGCGCTCAGCGGCACCGTCACCGACGAGTCCGGCAGCATCATCCCGGGCGTCACCGTGACCGTGACCAACACGGACACCAATCAGACCCTGGAATGCCTGTCCAACGACTCGGGGTTCTACTCGTTCCCCACCCTCATCATCGGCCCGTACAAGCTGGAGGCCTCGCTCGACGGGTTCCAGAAGTACGAGCAGACCGGCATCCGGCTGCAGGTCGGCCAGAACGTCCGGTCGGACGTCGTCCTGAAGGTCGGGGCGATCTCCAGCGTGGTGACGGTCCAGGCCGACGTCATGCAGGTCAACACGGTGGACGCCACCCTCGGCCAGGTCATCAACGACAAGATCATCGAGCGCATGCCGCTCAATGGCCGTAACTTCGTCCAGTTGGCCACCCTGACCCCCGGCGTGACCCGCGGCACCTACGGCGCCATGGACGGCGCGGCCGGCAACGCGGAGACCATGCGCTACTACTGGTCGGGCAACGCCTCCATGAGCGCCAACGGCGTCCGCGAGAACCAGAACAACTTCATGCTGGACGGCGTGGACAACAACGAGTCCTTCGTCGGGTCCATCTCCATCTTCCCGAACCTCGACGCCATCGCCGAGTTCAAGGTGGAGACCTCCAATGCCTCGGCCGAGTTCGGCCGCGCGGGCGGCGCCCTGGTCAACGCCACCCTGAAGTCGGGCACCAACGACATCAACGGGACCCTCTTCTGGTTTGTCCGCAACGAGATCTTCGACGCCAACAGCTGGGAGAACAACAAGAACGCCCCACAGGACCAGGCCGAGAAGACCCCGCTCCGCCAGAACCAGTTCGGCTTCACCATCGGCGGGCCCATCATCAAGAACAAGACCTTCTTCTTCGGCGACTACCAGGGCTTGCGCCTGCGAATCCCGCAGCCCTCCACCGTCAACGTGCCGACGGTCGCCGAGCGTTCCCCGTCCAACTATGTCGGGGTGGTTGACCCTGTCGCCATCAACTACTTCAACGCTTTCCCCCTGCCCAACGTCGGGACGAACCAGTACGCCGACAACCAGCGTTCCCGGTCCACGACGTCGGACCAGTTCGACATCCGCATCGACCACAACTTCTCCGAGAACGACAACATGTTCGGCCGTTTCAGCTGGGCCCGCGACCACACCATCATGGGCAGCAAGCTCCCGCTCCCGCTCTACGCGGGCTGGGGCTCGGGCGACAACTCCGGCAACACCTGGGGCGCCGCCCTCGGCGAGACCCACATCTTCAGCCCCTCCCTGGTCAACGAGTTCCGCGCCGGCTTCCACCGGGTCCACCTCGGGTGGTTCCCCACCAACTACGGCATCATGGCCGCCGACGAGATCGGCATCCCCGGCGTCAACTTCGACGACCTGACCTCCGGCATGCCCCTGATCAACGTCAACGGACTCGAGTGGGTCGGCGACTACGGCCCCTACACCCTGCCCGAGAACACCTTCTCCTACAACGACACCCTGACCTGGATCACCGGCAAGCACACCTTCAAGTTCGGCTTCAACCTGAACCGCCGCCAGCAGAACTACTTCCAGCAGCAGTGGGCCAAGGGCTTCTACGAGTTCAACAGCGTCAACGACTGCGCCACCGGCTGGGCCAACCACGCTGCCAAGGGCGCCCTCCACGGCTCCTTCGGCATGCGGTCCTGGGAGTTGGGCCTCTTCGCCCAGGACGACTGGAAGCTCACCTCCCGCCTGACCGTCAACCTCGGCCTGCGCTGGGACATCTTCACCCCCATCACGGAAGTCCTGGGGCGCGAGTCCAACTTCAACCTCGTCAGCTTCGCGGGGCAGCCCGAAGCCACCCAGTTCATGGTGGACGGCAACAACCTGAAGACCCGCTACACCAACTTCGGCCCCCGCATCGGTTTCGCCTACTCCCTCACCGAGGACAGCAAGACCGTCCTGCGCGCCGGTTACGGGGTGTTCTACGCCGTGGAGAACGGCGGCCTGGACACCTCCCTCTCCTCCAACTACCCCTATTCCAACGTGATGGAATCCTGGGGCGCCAACATTTACCGCCTGAGCGTGGCCATCCCCTACCCGCCCCCGGCCGACCCGGCCAACCCGCGCGGGCTCGTGAAGTGGCGTGAGATCGAGGCCCACACCCCCTTCGTGCAGCAGTGGAACCTGACCCTCGAGCGGGAGCTGTTCCGCGACCTGCTGGTCAGCGGCTCCTACGTGGGCACCCGGGGCACCTTCCTCGGCGGGGTCCGCAACATCAACTTCCCCGCCTCCTTCGACGTGAACGGCAACAACTGGACCCGTCCCTTCACCCACGTCACGGACAACATCATGGCCTACGAGTTCCGGGCCAACTCCTTCTACCACGCCCTCCAGCTCAAGGCCGACAAGCGCTTCTCCAACGGCTTCGCCATCCTGGGCTCCTACACCTGGTCCCACTCCATCGACGACTCCCCGGGCGCCATCTCGGGCTACGGCACCGGCGGCATGGCCGCCGAGCCCCAGGACGTCTACAACCTGAGGGCCGAGCGCGCCAACTCCGGCTACGACATCCGGCACCGCTTCAGCTGCAGCTTCATCTGGGACCTGCCCTTCGGCAAGGGCCGCAAGTACGGCAGCGACGTGGGCTCCGTGGCCAACTTCTTCATCGGCGGCTGGCAGCTCAATGGCATCATCACCTTCGAGTCCGGCGGCTGGTTCACCCCCAACGTCTGGAACCGCATGGGCTCCCTGCCGATCCACTGGGGCAGCAGCCGCCCCGACCGCGTCGGCGACGGGAACCTGCCCTACGGCGACCGCTCCCCCGACCACTGGTTCAACTACGCGGCCTTCGACGACAAGCTGGGCGACCCGGTCCACTACGGCAACGCGGGCCGCAACATCCTCAACGGGCCCCGCTACCGCACCATCGACATGGCCCTGTACAAGGACTTCCCCATCTTCGCCGAGACCAAGCTGGAATTCCGCTGGGAAGTGTTCAACATCCTGAACACGCCCCAGTTCAACTACCCCGAGTCCTCGGTCAACAGCGAGAGCTGGAACGGCAACATCGGCCGGATCACCGGCACGCGCAACGCGAGCTGGCGCATCATGCAGTTCTCCCTGAAGTACATCTTCTAG
- a CDS encoding VWA domain-containing protein, with protein sequence MNRHRFLILAALFVCACGLAPCEEQTAASFVKLGVFAEDGSGQGLAGLKAENFKVQQDKKDVTPGVFLGSESPVLLVFVMDTTGDASNIDALRKELCNFVSALPPSIQVMVMSCNDGLRVLQNNTGDPAKLKEAIMNYNTKGKPGFLEAVVPVAENLNGLFIKHNNVRVAVIFFTDSEIYNYRKRYTTADFTTEAEKTREKLKEISVPMFVMRLPIGNNDTFNRTYEGSVGEMARTTGGEAVYPTTANGITKALITLLQRIHFTYVLGFPAPEAKAGKEFRVSVSLAGVDGKVTHKKSYRLPSK encoded by the coding sequence ATGAATCGACATCGTTTCCTGATCCTGGCCGCCCTGTTCGTCTGCGCCTGCGGGCTCGCACCCTGCGAGGAACAGACGGCGGCCTCCTTCGTCAAACTGGGCGTCTTCGCGGAAGACGGGTCCGGCCAGGGGCTTGCGGGGCTCAAGGCGGAGAACTTCAAGGTCCAGCAGGACAAGAAGGACGTCACCCCCGGCGTGTTCCTCGGGTCCGAGAGCCCGGTCCTCCTGGTCTTCGTCATGGACACCACCGGCGACGCCTCCAACATCGACGCCCTGCGGAAGGAGCTGTGCAACTTCGTCTCCGCGCTTCCCCCGAGCATCCAGGTCATGGTGATGTCGTGCAACGACGGCCTGCGGGTCCTCCAGAACAACACGGGCGACCCCGCCAAGCTCAAGGAGGCCATCATGAACTACAACACCAAGGGCAAGCCGGGCTTCCTGGAGGCGGTGGTCCCCGTCGCCGAGAACCTCAACGGGCTCTTCATCAAGCACAACAACGTCCGCGTGGCGGTCATCTTCTTCACCGACAGCGAGATTTACAACTACCGGAAGCGCTACACCACCGCCGACTTCACCACCGAGGCCGAGAAGACCCGTGAAAAGCTCAAGGAGATCTCGGTGCCCATGTTCGTCATGCGGCTCCCCATAGGCAACAACGACACCTTCAACCGCACCTACGAGGGGTCCGTCGGCGAGATGGCCCGCACCACCGGCGGCGAGGCCGTCTACCCCACCACGGCGAACGGGATCACCAAGGCCCTCATCACCCTGCTCCAGCGGATCCACTTCACCTACGTGCTGGGCTTCCCCGCCCCTGAGGCCAAAGCGGGCAAGGAGTTCCGCGTGAGCGTGAGCCTCGCCGGCGTCGACGGGAAGGTCACCCACAAGAAAAGCTACCGCCTCCCCTCGAAATAA
- a CDS encoding cyclomaltodextrinase N-terminal domain-containing protein yields the protein MKTRKVPSGAAALCLLLLLAACPVFAGAVRVDKVDPPSWFTDLEMKGVMLLLQGENLAGCAVSADPSGSASAEVLGASANGHYLFVELTLSPKAAPGGVDLVLAKGGATTRVAFPLLRSCKGRHLPAGFSARDVIYLVMPDRFADGNPDNNVQPSNRAESRRDDLKGWHGGDFAGVSRHLEYLRNLGLTAVWLTPVCENAGPVSYHGYHATDFYRPDPHFGTMDEFRAMVDKAHAMGLKVIQDQVVNHTGPEHPWVADPPTPTWFNGTPGRHLSCDWNIPGLASPHASTVSQDATVRGWFAGILPDLNGDDPRLVRYFTQNSIWWVALTGIDGIRLDTYPYMAYGFWKQWFPPLRKEFPDLRVVGEVMEWVPSHIAYWQKGFPKTDGTAEGPESVMDFCTMTALRGVYAEKASWKPIRDLYMLDYLYPAPESVFTILDNHDTVRFATAVGSRGAVYRNALALNLLLRGIPQIYSGGEFAMEGNTDPENRKDFPGGFPGDTVSAFTGKGLGPDEKACLEWTRKVLGVRGKCDALQTGTFTELFADGDVLLVRKVGAQTEAVLLFHRGAAAREFAWGVSAFPGLKGEWTDVLRRGEELVVGDELRCALAPFDVRVWVRPVQPSAGGGKPE from the coding sequence ATGAAAACGCGTAAGGTTCCCAGCGGGGCCGCGGCCCTTTGCCTGCTGCTTCTCCTCGCGGCCTGCCCGGTTTTTGCCGGGGCGGTCCGGGTGGACAAGGTGGACCCGCCCTCCTGGTTCACCGACCTGGAGATGAAGGGCGTCATGCTCCTGCTGCAGGGCGAGAACCTGGCGGGCTGCGCCGTGAGCGCCGACCCGTCGGGGTCCGCGTCCGCCGAGGTCCTGGGCGCGTCCGCCAACGGTCACTACCTTTTCGTGGAGCTGACCCTGTCGCCGAAGGCGGCGCCGGGCGGCGTGGACCTCGTCCTCGCGAAGGGGGGGGCAACCACCCGGGTCGCCTTCCCCCTGCTGCGGTCCTGCAAGGGCCGCCACCTGCCGGCGGGGTTTTCCGCCCGGGACGTGATCTACCTGGTCATGCCCGACCGCTTCGCGGACGGCAACCCGGACAACAACGTCCAGCCGTCCAACCGGGCGGAGAGCCGACGCGACGATCTCAAGGGCTGGCACGGGGGCGATTTCGCGGGCGTCTCCCGGCACCTGGAGTACCTGCGGAACCTGGGGCTGACCGCCGTCTGGCTCACGCCCGTCTGCGAGAACGCGGGGCCCGTCTCCTACCACGGTTACCACGCCACCGACTTCTACCGCCCCGACCCCCACTTCGGCACCATGGACGAGTTCCGGGCCATGGTGGACAAGGCCCACGCCATGGGGCTCAAGGTGATCCAGGACCAGGTGGTCAACCACACCGGGCCCGAGCACCCCTGGGTCGCCGACCCGCCCACCCCGACCTGGTTCAACGGCACGCCCGGCCGGCACCTGAGCTGTGACTGGAACATCCCCGGCCTCGCGTCCCCCCACGCCTCGACGGTGAGCCAGGACGCCACGGTCCGCGGCTGGTTCGCGGGGATCCTCCCCGACCTCAACGGCGACGACCCCCGGCTCGTCCGCTACTTCACCCAGAACTCCATCTGGTGGGTGGCCCTGACGGGGATCGACGGCATCCGGCTCGACACGTACCCCTACATGGCCTACGGTTTCTGGAAGCAGTGGTTCCCGCCGCTCCGGAAGGAGTTCCCCGACCTTCGGGTGGTGGGCGAGGTCATGGAGTGGGTCCCCTCCCACATCGCCTACTGGCAGAAGGGTTTCCCCAAGACCGACGGCACCGCCGAGGGCCCCGAGAGTGTCATGGACTTCTGCACCATGACCGCCCTGCGGGGCGTCTACGCGGAGAAGGCGAGCTGGAAGCCGATCCGGGACCTCTACATGCTGGACTACCTCTACCCCGCCCCGGAGAGCGTCTTCACCATCCTGGACAACCACGACACCGTCCGCTTCGCCACGGCCGTGGGGAGCCGCGGGGCCGTCTACCGCAACGCCCTGGCCCTGAACCTCCTCCTGCGCGGCATCCCCCAGATCTACAGCGGCGGGGAGTTCGCCATGGAGGGGAACACCGACCCCGAGAACCGCAAGGACTTCCCCGGCGGGTTCCCCGGCGACACCGTGAGCGCCTTCACCGGCAAGGGGCTGGGCCCCGACGAGAAGGCCTGCCTGGAGTGGACCCGGAAGGTGCTGGGCGTCCGGGGCAAGTGCGACGCCCTTCAGACCGGGACGTTCACGGAACTCTTCGCGGACGGCGACGTGCTGCTGGTCCGCAAGGTCGGGGCGCAGACCGAGGCGGTGCTCCTCTTCCACCGGGGCGCGGCCGCCCGCGAGTTCGCGTGGGGCGTCTCCGCCTTCCCCGGCCTGAAGGGGGAGTGGACCGACGTGCTGCGCCGCGGCGAGGAGTTGGTGGTGGGCGACGAACTCCGGTGCGCCCTGGCCCCCTTCGACGTCCGGGTCTGGGTTCGCCCGGTTCAGCCTTCCGCCGGCGGCGGAAAGCCGGAATGA
- a CDS encoding DUF3459 domain-containing protein — MKKSCSMLTVFFVACLGVSAAADGPLDCGGRTARASAAWVRSAVVYEVFTRAFSKAGTFAEVEKALPRLKGLGVTVVWLMPIHKVGQLNRKGHLGCPYSVQDYYSIDPAYGGPDELKSLVKRAHGLGMRVVIDMVANHTAWDSVMMEKDKTFYTRVDGKVVAPVPDWTDTADLDYGNPGLRRYMTDMLKHWVREFDLDGFRCDVANMIPLDFWEKAREELEKIKPEILMLAEGDWPQDHLAAFDLSYSWTFYEALIDVVVRGKPASWVAEAYAKEIAPFPKGALLMRFNDNHDKVRAVNLFGDEGALLTAAVTLTVPGVPMLYNGQEIGDPVPSNDPALFEKYDILWDNHPPRIKRFDHLYRTLLALRAGSGALREGDIAFLATDRPDAVCAYSRTAGPETVVAVANTTNRPVTVKVGGSGAPLPEGLKRLYPADGAATLAPGAALDLRPFEFLLFGRR, encoded by the coding sequence ATGAAGAAGAGTTGCTCGATGCTCACCGTGTTTTTTGTGGCCTGCCTCGGGGTTTCCGCCGCGGCAGACGGCCCCCTCGACTGCGGCGGCCGGACCGCCCGGGCCAGCGCGGCGTGGGTCCGGTCGGCGGTGGTGTACGAGGTCTTCACCCGCGCGTTTTCGAAGGCGGGCACGTTCGCCGAGGTCGAAAAGGCTCTCCCCCGGCTGAAGGGCCTGGGGGTCACCGTGGTCTGGCTGATGCCCATCCACAAGGTGGGCCAACTGAACCGGAAGGGGCACCTGGGCTGCCCTTACTCCGTGCAGGACTACTACAGCATCGATCCGGCGTACGGGGGCCCGGACGAGCTCAAGTCCCTGGTCAAGCGCGCCCACGGCCTCGGGATGAGGGTCGTCATCGACATGGTGGCCAACCACACCGCCTGGGACAGCGTCATGATGGAGAAAGACAAGACCTTCTACACGCGCGTGGACGGGAAGGTGGTGGCCCCCGTGCCCGACTGGACCGACACGGCGGACCTCGACTACGGCAACCCGGGCCTGCGCCGGTACATGACGGACATGCTCAAACACTGGGTGCGCGAGTTCGACCTGGACGGCTTCCGGTGCGACGTGGCCAACATGATCCCCCTCGACTTCTGGGAGAAGGCCCGGGAGGAACTGGAGAAGATCAAGCCGGAAATCCTGATGCTGGCGGAGGGCGACTGGCCCCAGGACCACCTGGCGGCCTTCGACCTCAGCTACAGCTGGACGTTCTACGAGGCGCTCATCGACGTCGTGGTGCGCGGGAAACCGGCGTCGTGGGTCGCGGAGGCCTACGCGAAGGAAATCGCCCCCTTCCCGAAGGGCGCGCTGCTGATGCGGTTCAACGACAACCACGACAAGGTCCGGGCCGTGAACCTCTTCGGCGACGAGGGGGCCCTGCTGACGGCCGCCGTGACCCTCACCGTGCCCGGCGTCCCCATGCTTTACAACGGCCAGGAGATCGGGGACCCCGTCCCGTCCAACGACCCCGCCCTGTTCGAGAAGTACGACATCCTCTGGGACAACCACCCGCCCCGGATCAAGCGCTTCGACCACCTCTACCGGACCCTCCTCGCCCTCCGCGCCGGCAGCGGGGCGCTGCGGGAAGGGGACATCGCCTTCCTCGCCACCGACCGGCCCGACGCGGTCTGCGCCTACTCCCGGACGGCCGGGCCCGAGACGGTGGTGGCCGTGGCCAACACCACCAACCGACCGGTGACGGTGAAGGTGGGCGGTTCCGGGGCCCCCCTGCCGGAAGGGCTGAAACGCCTCTACCCGGCCGACGGCGCGGCGACCCTGGCCCCCGGCGCCGCCCTGGACCTCAGGCCCTTTGAATTTCTCCTCTTCGGGCGAAGATGA
- a CDS encoding GWxTD domain-containing protein has translation MKTKRWWILALAAAFGLCLAAPPESKAAKADKRKLNKEEQPRHYKKWLEEDVVYIITDEERAIFGKLTTDDERDTFIEQFWVRRNPNPLVSGNEFKNEHYRRIAYANDHFQSGKPGWKTDRGKIYILFGKPNLIESNPSGHVYNRDLNQGGGHTTTFPYEVWTYNHIEGIGDNISIEFVDSTLTNEYRMAISPEEKDALLYASGAGNTLLETLGYETREDRIRNMGIKNVSGSSMFRWGELNKTFARYQQFFQLRRPPEIQFKDLQQMVSTRMGSATLPAECSWFFVQLSPNRFMVPVTLAIPKSALQYKEARAGGVHQAKVELYGLVQSLSGRIVYEFEDTIVQELSAEQVGNNRVLAAPALYQRCIPMVPGRFRMSIVLKDAHSGNTAVLEKALALPSAPENGLCTSALVLADRVSPAGPGETLTDPFILEGNLKLYPNLGKVRNGTSIAGYLEVYNLGVDGATLKPQWELDVKVFRGDEPVELPPDSVSQVYPILRGNKLVLFWMQSIRLDRTGEYQVKARVTDKITRATAEAVSPVRIY, from the coding sequence ATGAAGACAAAACGATGGTGGATCCTGGCGCTGGCGGCGGCGTTCGGGCTGTGCCTCGCGGCCCCGCCGGAGAGCAAGGCGGCGAAGGCGGACAAGAGGAAACTCAACAAGGAGGAGCAGCCCCGGCACTACAAGAAGTGGCTCGAGGAGGACGTGGTGTACATCATCACCGACGAGGAACGGGCCATCTTCGGCAAGCTCACCACCGACGACGAACGCGACACCTTCATCGAGCAGTTCTGGGTCCGCCGCAACCCCAACCCCCTGGTGTCCGGCAACGAGTTCAAGAACGAGCACTACCGCCGCATCGCCTACGCCAACGACCACTTCCAGAGCGGCAAGCCGGGCTGGAAGACGGACCGGGGCAAGATCTACATCCTCTTCGGGAAGCCCAACCTGATCGAGAGCAACCCCTCCGGCCACGTCTACAACCGCGACCTGAACCAGGGGGGCGGCCACACCACCACCTTCCCCTACGAGGTGTGGACCTACAACCACATCGAGGGCATCGGCGACAACATCTCCATCGAGTTCGTCGACTCCACCCTCACCAACGAGTACCGGATGGCCATCTCCCCCGAGGAGAAGGACGCCCTCCTCTACGCCAGCGGCGCCGGGAACACCCTCCTGGAGACCCTGGGCTACGAGACCCGGGAGGACCGGATCCGCAACATGGGGATCAAGAACGTTTCCGGCTCCAGCATGTTCCGGTGGGGGGAACTCAACAAGACCTTCGCCCGGTACCAGCAGTTCTTCCAGCTTCGCCGGCCGCCCGAGATCCAGTTCAAGGACCTCCAGCAGATGGTGTCCACCCGCATGGGCTCCGCCACCCTCCCCGCCGAGTGCAGCTGGTTCTTCGTCCAGCTCTCCCCCAACCGCTTCATGGTCCCCGTGACCCTGGCCATCCCCAAGTCCGCCCTTCAGTACAAGGAAGCCAGGGCCGGCGGGGTCCACCAGGCGAAGGTGGAGCTCTACGGACTCGTGCAGTCCCTCTCGGGCCGCATCGTGTACGAGTTCGAGGACACCATCGTCCAGGAACTGTCCGCGGAGCAGGTCGGCAACAACCGCGTCCTGGCCGCGCCGGCCCTTTACCAGCGGTGCATCCCCATGGTCCCCGGCCGCTTCCGCATGAGCATCGTCCTCAAGGACGCCCACTCCGGCAACACCGCGGTGCTCGAGAAGGCCCTCGCCCTCCCCTCCGCCCCCGAGAACGGCCTGTGCACCAGCGCCCTCGTCCTGGCCGACCGGGTCTCCCCCGCCGGGCCGGGGGAAACCCTCACGGACCCCTTCATCCTCGAGGGGAACCTCAAGCTCTACCCGAACCTGGGCAAGGTCCGCAACGGCACCTCCATCGCCGGCTACCTCGAGGTCTACAACCTCGGCGTGGACGGCGCCACCCTCAAGCCGCAGTGGGAACTGGACGTGAAGGTTTTCCGCGGCGACGAGCCCGTGGAGCTGCCGCCCGACTCCGTCTCCCAGGTCTACCCCATCCTGCGCGGGAACAAGCTGGTCCTGTTCTGGATGCAGTCCATCCGGCTGGACCGCACAGGGGAATACCAGGTGAAGGCCCGGGTCACGGACAAGATCACCCGCGCCACCGCAGAGGCCGTCTCCCCCGTCCGGATTTATTGA